One window of the Lasioglossum baleicum chromosome 8, iyLasBale1, whole genome shotgun sequence genome contains the following:
- the LOC143211130 gene encoding uncharacterized protein LOC143211130 translates to MQKIVEAVNSNPDLPDFSRTTLYRLLKRKEFKFITRARNSALIDRPYIICWRQQYVRRIQQLRAEGRKIYYLDETWVNAGDCRKKLWVDTSVTCPRNAAKRGLSTGIPNPTGKGQRLIIAHIGSSDRFLPGALLKFVAKKGSGDYHQEMNGDRFLSWFQSFLPKLQDGSIIVMDNAPYHSVKVDRFPTMAWKKSDISKWLEEKGEVINSLFVKLELLLLAEKYKSAGTKYVIDEHAKEHGHTVVRLPPYHCELNPIEFAWAHVKNSTRGQNTTYKLADIEKLVDGAIENVSAEMRQNFIRHAMK, encoded by the coding sequence ATGCAGAAAATTGTAGAAGCAGTGAATAGTAACCCAGATTTACCAGACTTCAGCAGGACGACGTTATATAGACTGCTGAAGCGAAAGGAGTTCAAATTTATTACCCGGGCACGCAATAGTGCGTTAATAGATAGACCGTACATTATTTGTTGGCGACAACAGTATGTCAGGAGGATCCAACAGTTACGTGCCGAAGGGAGGAAAATTTATTACTTGGATGAAACCTGGGTCAATGCTGGCGATTGCCGAAAAAAATTATGGGTCGATACAAGTGTAACGTGCCCACGAAATGCTGCTAAGAGGGGACTTTCAACTGGGATACCCAACCCAACAGGAAAGGGACAACGCTTAATCATAGCTCACATCGGGTCGTCAGATCGGTTCCTACCTGGAGCCCTCCTTAAATTCGTGGCGAAGAAAGGTTCTGGTGATTACCACCAAGAAATGAATGGCGACAGATTTCTTAGTTGGTTCCAAAGTTTTCTGCCCAAGTTACAAGATGGGTCAATAATCGTAATGGACAATGCTCCATACCATAGTGTCAAGGTGGACAGATTTCCAACCATGGCTTGGAAAAAAAGTGACATTAGTAAGTGGCTGGAGGAAAAGGGGGAAGTGATAAATTCACTGTTTGTAAAATTAGAGTTACTGCTGTtagcagaaaaatataaaagtgcaGGAACTAAGTATGTAATAGACGAACATGCAAAAGAGCATGGGCATACTGTGGTACGGCTTCCCCCTTACCATTGCGAACTGAATCCCATCGAGTTTGCATGGGCACATGTCAAAAACTCTACAAGAGGACAAAACACCACCTACAAGTTGGCGGACATTGAAAAACTTGTCGATGGTGCAATTGAAAATGTGTCCGCCGAGATGCGGCAGAACTTTATTCGTCACGCAATGAAGTAG
- the LOC143211131 gene encoding uncharacterized protein LOC143211131, with product MGLGPHPPLYLHSRGIEKERWFGTHIYYLDETWYNAGDCVRKLWVDTTVSSPRNAEGRQLTTGIPAPARKGRRLIITHVGSEDGFLPGALLCFDAEKNAGDYHSEMNGDTFLKWFKKFLPTLREDSVIVMDNAPYHSVQKDKFPTMSWNKNRIVEWLHGKGEIMQHDRYVKSKLIEIAQKYKPPGKNYVVHEYAKEKGHIVLRIPPNHCELNTIELAWAKIKGFIRKQNTTYRLADVRQLVGQAVESVSAENWQNFIRHAIGEETRFHEIDRAVDSVLDDHGEWVVTSDDSDIDV from the exons atgggaCTGGGACCACATCCTCCGCTTTATCTCCACTCAAGAGGAATCGAAAAGGAAAG gtggttcggaacccacatATATTATCTGGACGAGACGTGGTACAATGCCGGGGACTGCGTCCGAAAATTATGGGTGGACACGACGGTCAGCAGCCCGAGGAATGCTGAAGGAAGGCAGCTCACCACCGGCATACCTGCTCCCGCCAGAAAGGGGAGAAGATTAATAATAACGCACGTCGGGTCAGAAGACGGGTTTCTACCTGGGGCCCTCCTCTGTTTTGATGCCGAGAAAAATGCTGGTGACTACCATTCAGAAATGAACGGGGACACATTTTTGAAATGgtttaagaaatttttgcccACGCTGCGTGAAGATTCGGTTATCGTCATGGATAACGCACCATATCATAGCGTGCAAAAGGATAAATTTCCGACCATGTCgtggaataaaaatcgtatcgTCGAGTGGCTGCATGGTAAGGGGGAAATAATGCAACACGACCGATATGTGAAATCTAAATTAATAGAGATTGCTCAAAAATATAAACCACCGGGGAAAAATTATGTCGTTCATGAGTACGCTAAAGAGAAAGGGCATATTGTTCTACGCATTCCCCCTAACCACTGCGAGCTTAACACGATTGAGCTCGCGTGGGCAAAAATCAAAGGCTTCATCAGGAAGCAAAACACGACCTACAGGTTGGCAGATGTCCGTCAACTTGTAGGTCAAGCCGTGGAAAGTGTGTCCGCCGAAAATTGGCAGAATTTTATTCGGCATGCAATAGGGGAGGAAACTAGATTCCATGAAATAGACCGGGCGGTTGATTCCGTTCTAGATGATCATGGCGAGTGGGTGGTCACGTCTGATGACTCGGACATCGACGTGTAG
- the LOC143211345 gene encoding uncharacterized protein LOC143211345: MPVCIVKGCTNRSSVKSRQQEEVEKTMKITLHAFPKCPTERQLWLNSLGLENSVVPKYPAICSVHFRHEDLDRTSLNSMCKIKGECNTICKITRNQGRKY; encoded by the exons atgcCAGTGTGTATTGTGAAAGGATGCACAAATAGATCATCGGTGAAGAGTCGCCAACAAGAAGAAGTagagaaaacaatgaaaattactTTACACGC ATTTCCCAAATGTCCTACGGAACGCCAATTGTGGTTAAACAGTCTGGGACTCGAAAATTCAGTTGTACCAAAATATCCGGCTATATGTTCGGTTCATTTTAGACACGAAGATTTGGATAGAACATCTTTAAATAGTATGTGTAAGATTAAAGGAGAATGCAATACCatat GTAAAATTACCAGAAATCAAGGAAGAAAATATTAA